One Nicotiana sylvestris chromosome 12, ASM39365v2, whole genome shotgun sequence genomic window carries:
- the LOC104246358 gene encoding 2-isopropylmalate synthase A — MSSLRSNSATTLSSNISFQSKNPLFHTIFTFFPSIKTHSYSPYTVIRCSIQKRPEYIPSKISNHKYVRIFDTTLRDGEQSPGATMTTKEKLDVARQLAKLGVDIIEAGFPASSEADFEAVRLIAEEIGNNNSDGDYVPVICGLSRCNKRDIDKAWEAVKCAKRPRVHTFIATSEIHMKYKLKMSKEEVVEKARSMVAYARSLGCEDVEFSPEDAGRSEREFLYHILGEVIKAGATTLNIPDTVGYTVPTEFGQLIADIKANTPGIENVIISTHCQNDLGLSTANTLAGACAGARQVEVTINGIGERAGNASLEEVVMALKCRGEKVLGGLYTGINTQHIIPTSKMVEEYTGLQVQPHKAIVGANAFAHESGIHQDGMLKHKDTYEIISPEDIGLSRANEAGIVLGKLSGRHALKSKMLELGYDIEGKELEDLFWRFKSVAEKKKKITDDDIIALMSDEVFQPQVVWQLADVQIACGSLGLSTATVKLIDSDGQEHVACSVGTGPVDAAYKAVDLIVKVPITLLEYSMNAVTEGIDAIASTRVLIRGEDDHAITNGSIGPTHHRIFSGTGADMDVVISSVRAYIGALNKMLSFGKLVSRYKKPEGSVVV, encoded by the exons ATGTCTTCTCTCCGTTCAAACTCTGCAACTACTCTCAGCTCTAATATCTCCTTCCAATCCAAAAATCCTCTTTTTCACACCATCTTTACCTTCTTTCCTTCAATCAAAACACACTCTTATTCCCCATATACAGTTATCCGGTGCTCAATTCAAAAGCGACCTGAATATATACCGAGTAAAATCTCCAACCACAAATACGTACGTATTTTCGACACGACTCTCCGCGATGGAGAGCAATCCCCGGGTGCTACGATGACTACGAAAGAAAAATTAGATGTTGCCCGTCAATTAGCGAAACTCGGAGTTGACATAATCGAAGCTGGGTTTCCAGCATCATCTGAAGCTGATTTTGAAGCTGTGAGATTAATAGCAGAGGAAATTGGTAATAATAATAGCGACGGTGATTATGTGCCGGTGATTTGTGGATTATCGAGGTGTAATAAGAGGGATATTGATAAAGCGTGGGAAGCTGTGAAGTGTGCGAAGAGACCTAGGGTTCATACGTTTATAGCGACGAGTGAGATACATATGAAGTATAAGTTGAAGATGAGTAAAGAAGAAGTAGTGGAGAAAGCGCGGAGTATGGTTGCTTATGCGAGGAGCTTGGGATGTGAGGATGTTGAATTTAGCCCTGAAGATGCTGGAAG GTCTGAGCGTGAGTTCCTTTACCATATCCTTGGAGAAGTTATCAAAGCTGGCGCAACAACCCTTAACATACCTGATACTGTTGGATACACTGTACCCACTGAATTTGGACAGTTAATTGCTGATATAAAAGCCAATACCCCAGGAATTGAAAATGTGATCATTTCTACACACTGCCAGAATGATCTTGGACTTTCTACGGCCAACACTTTAGCT GGAGCTTGTGCAGGGGCAAGACAAGTAGAAGTGACCATCAATGGCATTGGTGAAAGAGCTGGAAATGCTTCGCTGGAGGAG GTTGTAATGGCCTTAAAATGTCGCGGAGAGAAAGTATTAGGTGGCCTCTACACGGGCATTAATACTCAACACATTATCCCGACGAGCAAAATG GTAGAGGAGTACACTGGGCTTCAAGTGCAGCCACATAAGGCCATTGTTGGAGCTAATGCATTTGCTCATGAAAGTGGCATCCATCAG GATGGAATGTTAAAACACAAAGATACATATGAGATTATATCTCCTGAAGATATTGGGCTTAGTCGTGCTAATGAAGCCGGTATTGTCCTTGGGAAGCTCAG TGGGCGCCATGCATTGAAATCCAAAATGCTTGAG CTTGGATATGACATTGAGGGAAAAGAACTGGAGGACCTCTTCTGGCGATTTAAGTCGGTGGCTGAGAAGAAAAAG AAAATTACAGATGATGACATAATAGCACTGATGTCAGATGAAGTTTTCCAGCCTCAAGTTGTTTGGCAACTTGCAGATGTACAG ATTGCCTGTGGAAGTCTTGGCCTCTCTACAGCAACTGTTAAGCTTATTGACAGTGATGGTCAAGAGCATGTTGCTTGTTCTGTTGGAACCGGACCAGTTGATGCAGCTTATAAGGCAGTTGACCTCATTGTAAAG GTACCTATAACACTCCTCGAGTATTCCATGAATGCAGTCACAGAAGGTATAGATGCCATAGCCTCAACCAGAGTATTAATCCGCGGGGAGGATGACCATGCTATAACCAATGGTTCAATTGGACCGACTCATCACCGTATATTTAG TGGAACTGGAGCTGATATGGACGTTGTCATCTCTAGTGTCCGAGCCTATATTGGTGCATTGAACAAAATGTTGAGTTTCGGGAAGCTGGTTTCGAGGTACAAGAAGCCTGAAGGTAGTGTGGTAGTATAA